The nucleotide window CTTGCTAAGTTCCACCTGGTTCTTGGGAATTCCTGGAAGATAGACCTCTAGGCTATACTGCTCCTTCTCTTGAACAACCCGCAGGGTAGTTTCTTTGTAATACACCTGGGTAGGATCCTCGTCGCCGTAGAGCACATCCTTAAGGCGGTCAAGGGCTGCTAATCCACACATTTCCTCGGCAAACAGAGGCAC belongs to Cyanobacteriota bacterium and includes:
- a CDS encoding arsenic-transporting ATPase → VPLFAEEMCGLAALDRLKDVLYGDEDPTQVYYKETTLRVVQEKEQYSLEVYLPGIPKNQVELSKSGDELNIRIGNHRRNLVLPQALAALQPSGAKMEADYLKIRFSGVTG